Within the Salvelinus sp. IW2-2015 linkage group LG19, ASM291031v2, whole genome shotgun sequence genome, the region CTTTTtcaacattacaaccaaatacatTTGTCTTTATAAAATTATTCCCCCATTCAATAAATCAGGGATCAAATGGATACagtaggctacttcaaagcaAGATATCTAACTAGGCATGTTTATATATAAGGCTGAAATACTAATGCTTCTGGGGAGATCTATGCACAGCAAGTTATTTGTCAATTAGGCTACTCCTAGAATATTTTTAACGTTGTCGCAATGACATGGCTAATGTTTAATAGAGGAGAATCCCAGCTTTCCAACTGTGCAGATGTATTTAGGCTCTACAGTGCAGGTGGAAAGGCAACAACGAAATGAATGCTTAGTTAACTATAGTTACCTAGCGAGACAACTGCTACTAGTTATGTTTTGAATTGGTGATCTAGTTAGTCTGTCGTTATTTTATACCTGCTTCTGAAatgtcgcgctctctctctcgggcAACAGCCCACactcactggcacacacacagcaccatagACCTGCACTGAAGGGTGATTccgatttacatttacatttaagtcatttagcagacgctcttatccagagcgacttacaaattggtgcattcaccttatgatatccagtggaacaaccactttacaatagtggcatctaactctttaaggggggggggggttagaaggattactttatcctatctaggtattccttaaagaggtggggtttcaggtgtttccggaaggtggtgattgactccgctgacctggcgtcgtgagggagtttgttcaccattggggtgccagagcagcgaacagttttgactgggctgagcgggaactgtacttcctcagaggtagggaggcgagcagggcagaggtggatgaacgcagtgcccttgtttgggtgtagggcctgatcagagcttgaaggtacggaggtgccgttcccctcacagctccgtaggcaagcaccatggtcttgtagcggatgtgagcttcaactggaagccagtggagagagcggaggagcggggtgacgtgagagaacttgggaaggttgaacaccagacgggctgcggcgttctggatgagttgtaggggtttaatggcacaggcagggagcccagccaacagcgagttgcagtaatccagacgggagatgacaagtgcctggattaggacctgcgccgctttcctgtgtgaggcagggtcgtactctgcgaatgttgtagagcatgaacctacaggaacgggtcaccgccttgatgttggttgagaacgacagggtgttggcCGATATTGGCTGATATGTACTTGTTTAATTGATTGATCATATTTAAAGTGTGTTTTCATGAATTACATTAACAGCAATTCTGAAACTAATTTCCATGACTTTTCGTGACCGTACAAACCCTCATTTGACAATTTGGAACAGCGCATCGCATCATGCCATTCAGGCTGGCACATTTTCAATCTGCGCAATCTCGAAAAGCCTACTGTCACACACAGATTCACAGATTAGAGGCAAATAAACTTGAACAAAGCGGAATCAAGAAATGAATACCCACTCTCCATTGCTATTCAATGAAGTTCCCGCATTCATTCCGCTTTGATTAACCTTTTTGGCCTTGGTGTGTGCATCTGGAGCCAGTGATAggctatttttgttttttatagagGAGCCGGTATGCAATTCCCAAAAAATGTGAAGTGTCGGTACAGCCTTCAAACAGCTCccgcccaagtcaagcactgcctgTTAAGGAGcactcctttgccaagatatgctacacctgttaggtggatggattatcaagaagctgattaaacagcatgatcattacacagcttcaccttgtgctggggacaataaaaggccacaatgacacagatgtctcatgttttgagggagtgtgcaattggtaacagctgttgccagagaattgaatgttactTTATCTCCCcgtactatttgcattgtcccccacctttttttacgctactgctacttgctgtttattatctatgcatagtcactttacccctacctacatgtacatgttacctaaattacctcgattaacctgtatggtatcccctatatatagcctcgttattgttatttcattgcaatttttttctcttttttttcttcttgaaaatgcattgtttgttaaggtcttgtaagtaagcatttcacggtaaggtctacacctgttgcattcggagcatgtgacaaatacaatttgatttgataagccgaccaccaacgttgttttagagaatttggcagtacgtccaaccggcctcacaaccacagaccatctGTAactacaccagcccaggacctccacatccggcttcttcatctgcgggatcgttCCGAGACCAGCCACTAGGAACGCTAATGAAACTGTggttttgcacaaccaaagactTTCTGCacaaaccatctcagggaagctcacctGCATGCTCGTCAACCTCATccgggtcttgacctgactgcaattaagcttcagtgggcaaatgctcatcgATGGCcattggcacgctggagaagtgtgctcttcatggatgaatcccggtttcaactgtaccgggcagacggtgtgtatggcattgtgtaggcgagcggtttgctgaacagagtgccccatggtggggttatggtatggggaggcataagctacggacaacgaacacaattgcattttattgatggcaatttgaatgcacggaGATACtgaaatactgtgacgagatcctggtAGCCGCcatcatgtttcaacatgataatgcacggccccatgttgcaaggatttgtacacaattcctggaagctgaaaatgtcccagttctttcatggcctgcatactcataagacatgtcacccattgagcatgttttgagATGCTCTGAATCGACGTGTAAGACAGTGTggtccagttcccgccaatatccagcaacttcgcacagccattgaagagaagtgagacaacattccacaggccacaatcaacagcctgatcaactctatgcgaaggagatgtgtcgcgctgcatgaggcaaatgttgatcacaccagatactgactggttttcggctctacgcccctacctttttttgtaAGGTATCTCTGAcccaacagatgcgtatctgtattcccagtcatgtgaaatccatagattagggcctaatgaattgatttcaattgactgatttcattatatgaactgcaactcagtaaaatcttagacatTATTGCATGtagggtttatatttttgttcagtgtacaagcATCCAAATTTATTTCGAaaaactggggtgtattcattactcatattctgttgaaaaacgctttgcaacagaaaccgtttactccaaacataaaatgttttgcaacgaaaactagtttattggacaaattcaggtagttaCCTCGTTCCGATTGGTTCTTCAACTGTTTCCGTTGCAATACGTAATGAATACACCTTTGGACAACCAGAAACTCCGTGCATTTATCAATGAAGGTGAAAAACGGAGGCGCAGTTCCTACTAGTGGCCAACTCAGGAGACTGCATGTACCAAGGGTAGCTGCAAAAAAATGGCAGAGTGGATCATTTCTTCCATAAACTCTAGCCTTTTTGGATTTGGTTGCCACCCAGTGGCAATTCTGAGGTAATAACTTTGACCAGACTGAGCGAGCGTTTATGTGGTGAAATAGAATTAGAACTGCCCGCAACCTACGAGGTAAATTGGagccaagcaaccagcatagcaacggACGCTTTGGTTCATTACGTAATCCGGTCAGAACGTTTCAAATTCTAGCAACCGAATCTAAAGctcatcgaatcccattgtgacgtagagggggacactatttggcatgacagccCCCTTCTTGACATTACATTCCTGCGATAGTACACATTTTCCCATTAGAAATTTTGCCGTAGAGAaaataaccaggtttccatctaacctttttatgcgagtaaagtacatgttggataaaaaatgtcatgacaggcctaAAGGAAATAGCTAATTTGTCTGTAGACTTTCCAAGTGTCAACAAAACACTCAAGataaggtgggatctttttgtgtcagtaaaattcattatgcaagaaatggcgggggaaacgcttttatgcgaaaatgttgatataataaccatcatatcgaagtaaacttggatgAGCTTTTGCACTCAAGGTATTTAGACCTACTTAATTAATTTTGAACAGTAGTTACACGTAATTGTTATTTTTACTTAAAATTATTATTGCAGATTTACCTAATACTTGTTATTCAAACATTATTGAATTGATAAATAATCATTAGAAATTGTCAGGTTGACAATGTATGTAAATCTTCACGTCTCTAACATAACTGGGTCAAATACCTCTAAAATGAATAAAttactcctttccaataaatattgatggtcttcttctggtgacatgatgatcgatgcttggctgccaaattattattattattattagatttttgaaaaatgtatttaacctatttaactaggcatgtcagttaagaacaaattcttatttacaatggcggcctacaccggccaaatccggccaacgctgggccaattgttcaacCGCACTATCGGACTCCcattcacggccggttgtgatacagcctggatttgaaccagggtgtctgtagtgacgcctctagcactgagatgcagtgccttagaccgctgcgccactcgggagccccgaatgacccccccccccccccccctgagctCTTATGtccataataatgtcatcatgtaCTAGGCTACCTGTACTGTATCTGCCagttgttggctagagtgcacgtgccaagaccagagtgggcacaatCGCTATTTAATGCAAttattttgtgacaaaaccatcagtagagttgaaaatgcgatggaaacccatttaactttgtTTTTATTCGGTACAATTTAAccacaaaagtaatttttatgtgcactacgtcatcatgcacagccttttatctacaacaagtcaatttgatggaaacacacctgtgttggaaaatgtgcatattgtttttaatgccGATTTGTAGAATATTCACAAAAATCTgatgccaattggatggaaacctagctaatgttgtagttttaaagcaagttttctgcaattctacacattttgtgcaattctactccttttgccatggggcagagatttttttgttgttgcagttttacagcttattccctgcaattctacaaattttgtcATGagttatgccatgttaatatgatatttgATTGAGAATGACCAACAAAATCAATGATGGCCCCCTTGAGGTCCGCGCCCTGGGCATGTGCCTTGCATGCCTGTTGGTATTCATTGATGATtattacaagtttagatagcttgcAAGACTAACTGCTCCTGGtgtatatacatttatatatttttaggtCGGGGCTTCCTAGCGGCCAGGGGCCCTAAGCGACCatttatgtcgcttatgcctggaaccgGCCCTGCATAAACTTAAAACCTAATATATCGTCCACTATCTGTTCTATAGTTCTTACAAATTTAAAATAGGTGTCTTTCAATCTAGTTACAGTATTCTGACCACTACTAGCGAGAGATGGAGTGGGTTGAGATCTTTGTTAGCGTGAGGTGCAAACTCATGACTGAATCATAGCAGCGTGCTAAATAAATATACTAAATGTTTTCCTTTCAGGACAGAAACCAGGACAGAaacaaggaaggagagaagaagaagaaagagagtatCTTTGACCTGTCAAAGTACATTGATAAACAAATCCGTGTGAAGTTTCAGGGAGGACGAGAGGGTAGGCCTAAATCAGTTTTTACCTTTTGATCTAGCTATTGAAAAGAAAGTGAAGATAACATTTACTTAGTCCTCTTCATTACTATGTGAAAACATGCAGCTTTcacaacagaacactgacaaactttTGCCTGTGTGGAAATGCTGTTCCATGACTGGCCACAGTCCTCATCCTTTTCTCTAGTGTTCTTCTCCCTGATTCCATTCAAGATAATAATCCAAATGTATTTGTCTCAGCCAGTGGAGTCCTGAAGGGGTTTGACCCCCTGTTGAACCTGGTATTGGACAGCACCATCGAGTACTTGCGGGGTATGTAGCGGAAACTAAGACTTGCTTGTATGACCTCATATCACTTCTACAGAAGTAAAAATGCACTCCTGGGTTTGTAACGAGACTGTTGCCCACAGACTTAAATGGAACACGTATGTGATGTAGcccctcagtaaaaaaaaaaaattgacaatgAAACCAAAAGGTCATAACTTGCCAATTTTATAAAGAAGGTTGTGTTGGGTCATTCATGGTGTAGTTGCGCATACTGTCAATGACCTCTGGCCTGTTATGTCACTTCCTTCTGTTGTTTCCAGATCCTGACGACCAGTTCAAGTTGACTGAGGACACGCGGCAGCTGGGCCTGGTGGTTTGTAGAGGGACGTCCGTGGTGCTCATCTGTCCTCAGGATGGCATGGAAGCCATCCCCAACCCCTTCATCCAGCAGCAGGACGGATAGTCGGCCAGTCTCATTCCTCTCGGATAACCTCACAGTAGTCCAATTGCTGGGGTGTATGtcaattgtatttccttgattcctcgcatCCTCTACTTGTCTCCTTCGCAAAATGCATTGGAGAAGATCCGAGGGTGGGGAATGTAAGATTTACTCCATGTGCtttgagaaggagacaaggaggGAGGATGTGAGGATTCAATTAAATATAATTGAGATTAACTCCTATGCTCCACTGTCCCATCTCCCCAAGGTGTACGTCATGTTTACAGCCCCACACGTCTTTGAGTCCCTATAATCAGGAAAATCATTTTGTTGTAATTTAGTTGGTGTTGCCAACCTGAATATTGATCTAGCAGGGTATGGTGTGATGGCATGTATTTTGTTTATAACTGAAGAATAGtgatttaaatgttattttttggcGGGGAAGTGTCTCTGActgcagattttttgttgttgctgtgatgGTAAACACTGAAAATGGTTTTATTACTTTTTACTACTGTTTTCCCAGTCAGGCCAGGATTGAATGATATGGCATATTATGTTTTTACATTCCAAATGTAATACATTGACTATTTTCTTTATTCgtgtgttttgcattgtctttGAGCCTCAATGGAACATAGGGCCCAACTGGAGTAAATAATTGTGATTAATGAAACAGACCCATACACATGCCaagcagtggcaattttagcatttgaatcttggtggggcaaaaaaaaaacaagtggGATGCATGCTAGCAAACCCACAAGACtaaacattaattgcactatagcgGTGACAAACGATgctcacaaactgttagggcctacataaagctgtcccaatataatcaatcaatcaattttattttatatagcccttcgtacatcagctaatatctcgaagtgctgtacagacacccagcctaaaaccccaaacagctagtaatgcaggtgtagaagcaggtgtAGACAATGagaagctcttacaatattcgatgattacatttctctaaaacaggttataggctatatgtgcaccaccaagttagaacagtaggcaaaattaattAGGTTGAGGCACATTGAACACCGTTtaggtctttgcgtgtcaaaaaatatacacgTCATATAGCGCTATTTGAcgtgttaaataagcttttaatttgacatgtcaaataacacaattctatcatagaatgttgtgtgtgctgaatttgtaCGTGCAAGTCAAGCGCCAGCACCACGAGTGAcacaacactgagccaatcacggcgtaaCGCTCCAGATTTAGCTGgctcgccccaccaccacagaaagcactgagctaggctgaaacatctgcactttggagctgccttactcaagaaaacaagagACCATGtctgtatgcagctttattaactgaattatatatctttttttacattgtttgcaaactgatatgtgatatgtattaattccaaaataacatgtaaaacaggcaagcccaaaaaatagaattatttatttttgctacaAATGTGGAGCTCTGCCCCACCCGCCCTggatgacgggtcgccactgatgcCAAGATGTCCAAGTTATGGAAAAGATCATGTCAtgttttaaaatggatgaaaatgtGACacgttgcaattgtggtgggaaccaGGAAGCAACTGCTTTGGAATGCCTGACAAGGGTGAAGGAGAATGAGGTGGCCAAAGT harbors:
- the LOC111979720 gene encoding U6 snRNA-associated Sm-like protein LSm7; this encodes MADRNQDRNKEGEKKKKESIFDLSKYIDKQIRVKFQGGREASGVLKGFDPLLNLVLDSTIEYLRDPDDQFKLTEDTRQLGLVVCRGTSVVLICPQDGMEAIPNPFIQQQDG